The following coding sequences are from one Bufo bufo chromosome 2, aBufBuf1.1, whole genome shotgun sequence window:
- the DHX37 gene encoding probable ATP-dependent RNA helicase DHX37 isoform X2, translated as MGKLRKRHNWKARQQVQCTEDKSEPKQNVQVELEGAEQLKGVDESNALVLPSKKSKQKKLTGTAAIKKTLSRKQKKALQKILEQKEKKIQRSGLLTKLSEVQASEKELSLLYTTSKLGTGDRLYCAKRTVDDVNSPVLGCINSISGANKKRRRKAPAEDDEEQTDKDMSSDSSAEEDESDASEKKEEMVGDNVSSPVKPIVTDVSQSIPAESKPAPTGEPSKDKPAPLPSQPAIFIPVDRSPEIQEARLKLPILAEEQVIMEAIQENPVVVLCGETGSGKTTQVPQFLYEAGYGSENDLIGITEPRRVAAVTMSQRVALEMNLPQNVVSYQIRYEGNVSPETKIKFMTDGVLLKEIQKDFLLKRYRVIIIDEAHERSVYTDILIGLLSRIVPLRTKKGLPLKLIIMSATLRIEDFTENKKLFPITPPVIKVDARQFPVTVHFNKRTPLDDYVGESFRKVCKIHRMLPSGGILVFLTGQAEVHSLCRRLRKMFPYRGKQEPKEVKDEDAQETEALKAFKKSKPKKNMNLPKINLNNYSALPVDEGDEDREAGVDDEEGEGSDFDLDLGDAASDKDEESDSSLPIFVLPLYSLLAPEKQAKVFRPPPSGTRLCIVATNVAETSLTIPGIKYVVDCGKVKKRFYDKVTGVSSFRVEWTSQASADQRAGRAGRTEPGHCYRLYSSAVFSDFEQFSQPEITRRPVEDLVLQMKDLNIEKVVNFPFPTPPSTDSLIAAEELLIALGALVEPLKTGRLTVMQKAKLSCPITPLGRTMASFPVAPRYAKMLALGKQHDCLPYVITIVAAMTVRELFEELNRPALNDEENVVLKGKKARVLQMQKIWAGQGPAQKLGDLMVMLGAVGACEYSGLTPTFCERNGLRFKAMMEIRRLRGQLTTAVNSLCPDVSIFLDSKMQPPSESQVNYLRQIVMSGLGDHIARRIRPEELLDDAWRNAYKTPLLEDPVFIHPNSSLFKQLPDFVVFQEILETTKMYMKGVSSIEPEWIPALLPQYCHYGDPLEDPPPFYCEATGRVKCHRQSTFYRVGWQLAAVEVDYPEGLERYKYFAKFLLEGKVIKKLGSYNSILLSSPVTMLKTWAKLQPRTEILLKALVSEKADNLSSLLAAWKNDPKYLLHAFCQWIPEAAHADVTKAWPPVSS; from the exons ATGGGTAAACTGAGAAAGAGGCATAACTGGAAAGCAAGACAACAAGTGCAGTGCACAGAAGACAAGTCCGAACCCAAGCAAAATGTGCAGGTTGAGCTAGAAG GAGCTGAGCAACTGAAAGGTGTGGACGAGAGCAACGCTCTGGTGCTACCCTCCAAAAAATCCAAGCAGAAAAAACTTACTGGGACTGCTGCCATTAAAAAAACACTAAGTCGAAAACAGAAGAAAGCTCTGCAGAAGATCTtagaacagaaagaaaaaaagatccAG AGATCGGGCCTCCTCACTAAGCTGAGTGAGGTGCAAGCCTCTGAGAAAGAACTGAGCCTGTTGTATACAACCTCCAAACTAGGCACAGGCGATCGATTGTACTGTGCTAAACG GACGGTTGATGACGTGAATAGTCCAGTATTGGGATGCATAAATAGCATCAGTGGAGCCAACAAGAAGCGTAGACGAAAAGCTCCAGCAGAAGATGATGAAGAACAGACAGACAAGGACATGTCTTCTGATAGTTCTGCCGAGGAAGACGAGAGTGATGCATCTGAGAAGAAGGAAGAAATGGTTGGGGAtaatgtcagctctcctgtgaagCCTATAGTCACAGATGTATCTCAGAGCATCCCAGCAGAATCTAAGCCAGCACCTACCGGAGAGCCATCTAAAGACAAACCTGCTCCTCTGCCATCACAGCCAGCAATATTTATTCCTGTCGACAGGTCTCCTGAAATTCAG GAGGCTAGGTTAAAACTCCCAATCCTGGCTGAAGAACAGGTCATTATGGAGGCCATTCAAGAAAACCCTGTAGTTGTTTTGTGTGGTGAGACTGGCAGTGGGAAAACCACACAAGTGCCACAGTTCCTCTATGAAGCCGGCTATGGAAG TGAAAATGACCTCATTGGCATCACAGAACCACGTCGTGTAGCAGCAGTGACCATGTCACAGAGGGTGGCTCTGGAAATGAACTTGCCTCAGAA cgTTGTTTCTTATCAAATTCGATATGAAGGAAATGTTTCtcctgaaacaaaaataaaattcatGACCGATGGTGTTCTGCTAAAAGAAATTCAGAAG GATTTCTTGCTTAAAAGGTACAGAGTCATAATTATTGATGAAGCTCACGAGCGCAGTGTCTACACCGATATTTTAATTGGACTCTTATCTCGTATTGTCCCTCTTCGTACAAAG AAAGGACTTCCATTAAAGTTGATTATCATGTCGGCTACTTTGCGTATTGAAGACTTCACTGAAAACAAAAAGCTCTTCCCCATTACTCCTCCAGTGATTAAG GTGGATGCCAGGCAGTTTCCAGTCACAGTACACTTTAATAAGCGTACTCCACTAGATGACTATGTGGGGGAAAGTTTCAGAAAGGTCTGCAAGATTCACAGAATGCTCCCATCAG GGGGAATCTTGGTGTTCCTCACAGGTCAGGCAGAAGTACATTCACTTTGCAGACGATTGAGAAAAATGTTCCCTTACCGAGGTAAACAAGAACCTAAAG AGGTAAAAGATGAAGATGCGCAGGAAACAGAAGCACTGAAGGCATTTAAGAAGTCAAAACCGAAGAAGAATATG AACCTGCCTAAAATCAACTTAAACAATTATTCAGCTTTGCCCGTGGATGAAGGAGATGAAGACCGGGAAGCAGGTGTTGATGATGAAGAGGGAGAGGGGTCAGACTTTGACCTGGATTTGGGAGATGCTGCATCCGATAAAG atGAAGAATCAGACTCCTCCCTTCcaatttttgtgttgccattgtaTTCCTTGCTAGCTCCTGAAAAGCAGGCCAAG GTCTTTCGCCCTCCACCAAGTGGAACTAGGCTGTGTATTGTGGCCACCAATGTAGCAGAAACATCTCTTACCATTCCCGGTATAAAATACGTTGTTGACTGTGGAAAAGTAAAGAAAAGATTCTATGATAAAGTCACTGGTGTTTCCTCCTTCCGTGTGGAATGGACTTCCCAAGCTTCCGCTGATCAGAGAGCAGGAAGAGCAGGGCGTACTGAGCCTGGCCATTGCTACAG GTTGTACTCTTCAGCCGTCTTCAGTGACTTTGAACAGTTTTCCCAACCTGAAATAACAAGACGTCCTGTAGAAGATTTAGTTCTCCAGATGAAAGATTTGAACATTGAAAAG GTGGTAAATTTCCCTTTTCCCACGCCACCTTCGACTGATTCTTTGATAGCAGCAGAGGAGTTATTAATTGCTCTTGGAGCATTGGTGGAGCCCCTCAAAACTGGCAG ACTAACAGTGATGCAGAAAGCTAAGCTTAGTTGTCCAATCACACCCCTAGGAAGGACCATGGCATCCTTTCCAGTTGCACCGCGATATGCTAAAATGCTTGCTCTGGGGAAACAGCACGATTGCTTACCATATGTTATTACTATTGTGGCAGCCATGACTGTTAGAGAGCTGTTTGAGGAGCTTAACAG GCCAGCCCTTAATGATGAAGAAAATGTAGTATTAAAAGGCAAGAAGGCCCGAGTGTTGCAGATGCAGAAGATATGGGCAGGACAGGGCCCTGCCCAGAAACTTGGGGATCTTATGGTTATGCTAG GAGCTGTGGGTGCATGTGAATACTCCGGACTAacgccaacattttgtgaacgtaATGGCCTCAGATTTAAAGCCATGATGGAGATAAGACGTTTAAGAGGACAGTTAACCACAGCAG TCAATTCCTTGTGCCCCGACGTCTCCATTTTCCTTGACTCCAAGATGCAACCCCCTTCAGAGAGCCAAGTGAATTACCTGAGGCAGATAGTGATGTCTGGTTTGGGTGATCACATAGCTAGACGGATTCGTCCTGAAGAACTTCTTGATGACGCATGGAGGAATGCATATAAG ACTCctcttcttgaagatccagttttTATCCATCCAAATTCTTCTCTCTTCAAACAacttcctgattttgtagttttccAGGAAATTTTGGAAACCACCAAAATGTACATGAAAG GTGTTTCTTCAATTGAGCCAGAGTGGATTCCTGCCTTGCTTCCCCAGTATTGTCATTACGGAGACCCGCTGGAAGACCCTCCTCCTTTTTACTGTGAAGCAACAGGAAGAGTGAAGTGTCACAGACAAAGCACCTTCT ATCGTGTTGGATGGCAgctggctgctgtggaggttgaTTACCCAGAAGGTTTAGAGCGCTACAAGTATTTTGCTAAGTTTTTACTAGAAGGAAAG GTGATCAAAAAACTGGGCTCCTACAACAGTATTTTACTATCAAGCCCTGTGACAATGCTTAAAACGTGGGCCAA GCTTCAGCCTAGAACAGAAATTTTATTGAAAGCCTTGGTTTCTGAAAAGGCAGACAATCTGTCCTCGTTACTTGCAGCCTGGAAAAATGACCCCAAGT ACCTCTTACATGCGTTTTGTCAGTGGATTCCAGAAGCTGCACACGCAGACGTCACCAAAGCCTGGCCGCCTGTGTCTTCTTGA
- the DHX37 gene encoding probable ATP-dependent RNA helicase DHX37 isoform X1, translating into MPIEILSSSGSNTRMGKLRKRHNWKARQQVQCTEDKSEPKQNVQVELEGAEQLKGVDESNALVLPSKKSKQKKLTGTAAIKKTLSRKQKKALQKILEQKEKKIQRSGLLTKLSEVQASEKELSLLYTTSKLGTGDRLYCAKRTVDDVNSPVLGCINSISGANKKRRRKAPAEDDEEQTDKDMSSDSSAEEDESDASEKKEEMVGDNVSSPVKPIVTDVSQSIPAESKPAPTGEPSKDKPAPLPSQPAIFIPVDRSPEIQEARLKLPILAEEQVIMEAIQENPVVVLCGETGSGKTTQVPQFLYEAGYGSENDLIGITEPRRVAAVTMSQRVALEMNLPQNVVSYQIRYEGNVSPETKIKFMTDGVLLKEIQKDFLLKRYRVIIIDEAHERSVYTDILIGLLSRIVPLRTKKGLPLKLIIMSATLRIEDFTENKKLFPITPPVIKVDARQFPVTVHFNKRTPLDDYVGESFRKVCKIHRMLPSGGILVFLTGQAEVHSLCRRLRKMFPYRGKQEPKEVKDEDAQETEALKAFKKSKPKKNMNLPKINLNNYSALPVDEGDEDREAGVDDEEGEGSDFDLDLGDAASDKDEESDSSLPIFVLPLYSLLAPEKQAKVFRPPPSGTRLCIVATNVAETSLTIPGIKYVVDCGKVKKRFYDKVTGVSSFRVEWTSQASADQRAGRAGRTEPGHCYRLYSSAVFSDFEQFSQPEITRRPVEDLVLQMKDLNIEKVVNFPFPTPPSTDSLIAAEELLIALGALVEPLKTGRLTVMQKAKLSCPITPLGRTMASFPVAPRYAKMLALGKQHDCLPYVITIVAAMTVRELFEELNRPALNDEENVVLKGKKARVLQMQKIWAGQGPAQKLGDLMVMLGAVGACEYSGLTPTFCERNGLRFKAMMEIRRLRGQLTTAVNSLCPDVSIFLDSKMQPPSESQVNYLRQIVMSGLGDHIARRIRPEELLDDAWRNAYKTPLLEDPVFIHPNSSLFKQLPDFVVFQEILETTKMYMKGVSSIEPEWIPALLPQYCHYGDPLEDPPPFYCEATGRVKCHRQSTFYRVGWQLAAVEVDYPEGLERYKYFAKFLLEGKVIKKLGSYNSILLSSPVTMLKTWAKLQPRTEILLKALVSEKADNLSSLLAAWKNDPKYLLHAFCQWIPEAAHADVTKAWPPVSS; encoded by the exons ATGCCCATAGAGATTCTGTCGTCTTCAGGCTC AAATACAAGGATGGGTAAACTGAGAAAGAGGCATAACTGGAAAGCAAGACAACAAGTGCAGTGCACAGAAGACAAGTCCGAACCCAAGCAAAATGTGCAGGTTGAGCTAGAAG GAGCTGAGCAACTGAAAGGTGTGGACGAGAGCAACGCTCTGGTGCTACCCTCCAAAAAATCCAAGCAGAAAAAACTTACTGGGACTGCTGCCATTAAAAAAACACTAAGTCGAAAACAGAAGAAAGCTCTGCAGAAGATCTtagaacagaaagaaaaaaagatccAG AGATCGGGCCTCCTCACTAAGCTGAGTGAGGTGCAAGCCTCTGAGAAAGAACTGAGCCTGTTGTATACAACCTCCAAACTAGGCACAGGCGATCGATTGTACTGTGCTAAACG GACGGTTGATGACGTGAATAGTCCAGTATTGGGATGCATAAATAGCATCAGTGGAGCCAACAAGAAGCGTAGACGAAAAGCTCCAGCAGAAGATGATGAAGAACAGACAGACAAGGACATGTCTTCTGATAGTTCTGCCGAGGAAGACGAGAGTGATGCATCTGAGAAGAAGGAAGAAATGGTTGGGGAtaatgtcagctctcctgtgaagCCTATAGTCACAGATGTATCTCAGAGCATCCCAGCAGAATCTAAGCCAGCACCTACCGGAGAGCCATCTAAAGACAAACCTGCTCCTCTGCCATCACAGCCAGCAATATTTATTCCTGTCGACAGGTCTCCTGAAATTCAG GAGGCTAGGTTAAAACTCCCAATCCTGGCTGAAGAACAGGTCATTATGGAGGCCATTCAAGAAAACCCTGTAGTTGTTTTGTGTGGTGAGACTGGCAGTGGGAAAACCACACAAGTGCCACAGTTCCTCTATGAAGCCGGCTATGGAAG TGAAAATGACCTCATTGGCATCACAGAACCACGTCGTGTAGCAGCAGTGACCATGTCACAGAGGGTGGCTCTGGAAATGAACTTGCCTCAGAA cgTTGTTTCTTATCAAATTCGATATGAAGGAAATGTTTCtcctgaaacaaaaataaaattcatGACCGATGGTGTTCTGCTAAAAGAAATTCAGAAG GATTTCTTGCTTAAAAGGTACAGAGTCATAATTATTGATGAAGCTCACGAGCGCAGTGTCTACACCGATATTTTAATTGGACTCTTATCTCGTATTGTCCCTCTTCGTACAAAG AAAGGACTTCCATTAAAGTTGATTATCATGTCGGCTACTTTGCGTATTGAAGACTTCACTGAAAACAAAAAGCTCTTCCCCATTACTCCTCCAGTGATTAAG GTGGATGCCAGGCAGTTTCCAGTCACAGTACACTTTAATAAGCGTACTCCACTAGATGACTATGTGGGGGAAAGTTTCAGAAAGGTCTGCAAGATTCACAGAATGCTCCCATCAG GGGGAATCTTGGTGTTCCTCACAGGTCAGGCAGAAGTACATTCACTTTGCAGACGATTGAGAAAAATGTTCCCTTACCGAGGTAAACAAGAACCTAAAG AGGTAAAAGATGAAGATGCGCAGGAAACAGAAGCACTGAAGGCATTTAAGAAGTCAAAACCGAAGAAGAATATG AACCTGCCTAAAATCAACTTAAACAATTATTCAGCTTTGCCCGTGGATGAAGGAGATGAAGACCGGGAAGCAGGTGTTGATGATGAAGAGGGAGAGGGGTCAGACTTTGACCTGGATTTGGGAGATGCTGCATCCGATAAAG atGAAGAATCAGACTCCTCCCTTCcaatttttgtgttgccattgtaTTCCTTGCTAGCTCCTGAAAAGCAGGCCAAG GTCTTTCGCCCTCCACCAAGTGGAACTAGGCTGTGTATTGTGGCCACCAATGTAGCAGAAACATCTCTTACCATTCCCGGTATAAAATACGTTGTTGACTGTGGAAAAGTAAAGAAAAGATTCTATGATAAAGTCACTGGTGTTTCCTCCTTCCGTGTGGAATGGACTTCCCAAGCTTCCGCTGATCAGAGAGCAGGAAGAGCAGGGCGTACTGAGCCTGGCCATTGCTACAG GTTGTACTCTTCAGCCGTCTTCAGTGACTTTGAACAGTTTTCCCAACCTGAAATAACAAGACGTCCTGTAGAAGATTTAGTTCTCCAGATGAAAGATTTGAACATTGAAAAG GTGGTAAATTTCCCTTTTCCCACGCCACCTTCGACTGATTCTTTGATAGCAGCAGAGGAGTTATTAATTGCTCTTGGAGCATTGGTGGAGCCCCTCAAAACTGGCAG ACTAACAGTGATGCAGAAAGCTAAGCTTAGTTGTCCAATCACACCCCTAGGAAGGACCATGGCATCCTTTCCAGTTGCACCGCGATATGCTAAAATGCTTGCTCTGGGGAAACAGCACGATTGCTTACCATATGTTATTACTATTGTGGCAGCCATGACTGTTAGAGAGCTGTTTGAGGAGCTTAACAG GCCAGCCCTTAATGATGAAGAAAATGTAGTATTAAAAGGCAAGAAGGCCCGAGTGTTGCAGATGCAGAAGATATGGGCAGGACAGGGCCCTGCCCAGAAACTTGGGGATCTTATGGTTATGCTAG GAGCTGTGGGTGCATGTGAATACTCCGGACTAacgccaacattttgtgaacgtaATGGCCTCAGATTTAAAGCCATGATGGAGATAAGACGTTTAAGAGGACAGTTAACCACAGCAG TCAATTCCTTGTGCCCCGACGTCTCCATTTTCCTTGACTCCAAGATGCAACCCCCTTCAGAGAGCCAAGTGAATTACCTGAGGCAGATAGTGATGTCTGGTTTGGGTGATCACATAGCTAGACGGATTCGTCCTGAAGAACTTCTTGATGACGCATGGAGGAATGCATATAAG ACTCctcttcttgaagatccagttttTATCCATCCAAATTCTTCTCTCTTCAAACAacttcctgattttgtagttttccAGGAAATTTTGGAAACCACCAAAATGTACATGAAAG GTGTTTCTTCAATTGAGCCAGAGTGGATTCCTGCCTTGCTTCCCCAGTATTGTCATTACGGAGACCCGCTGGAAGACCCTCCTCCTTTTTACTGTGAAGCAACAGGAAGAGTGAAGTGTCACAGACAAAGCACCTTCT ATCGTGTTGGATGGCAgctggctgctgtggaggttgaTTACCCAGAAGGTTTAGAGCGCTACAAGTATTTTGCTAAGTTTTTACTAGAAGGAAAG GTGATCAAAAAACTGGGCTCCTACAACAGTATTTTACTATCAAGCCCTGTGACAATGCTTAAAACGTGGGCCAA GCTTCAGCCTAGAACAGAAATTTTATTGAAAGCCTTGGTTTCTGAAAAGGCAGACAATCTGTCCTCGTTACTTGCAGCCTGGAAAAATGACCCCAAGT ACCTCTTACATGCGTTTTGTCAGTGGATTCCAGAAGCTGCACACGCAGACGTCACCAAAGCCTGGCCGCCTGTGTCTTCTTGA